DNA from Mesorhizobium sp. B2-1-1:
TGACCAACGGCCTGACGCGCCGCGAGGAAGAGCCAGCACGCCTGCAGCCGGCGCAGCCGCGCGAGCCCAAGCTGCGTCAGGCGGCACCGGAAGTGCGCCGTCTGGCAAGCCAGGACGCGCAGCTCTACGCGCCCCGTCGCGGCCAGCTCGATGACCAAGGCCGCCTGACGCCGCAGGCCAGGGCGACTCAGGAGGACGACCAGCTGGAAATTCCGGCGTTCCTGCGCCGCCAGGCCAACTGAGCGGTTAACGGGCTGTAACAATTGTTAACAGGCAGGCAAGGAATTGCTTGCCTGTTAACGTTTAAAAGGATGCAAATTCAGGCACTTAAGAGGCTATCCATACGTCGGTTGCGGTTACAGAGAGTAAGAAACCGTGATTTGGACTATCCCTGATGGGACATTATCTTCGCTGCCTACCGTCGTCGGTTTGCCGGGATTTCGGGGGAAGTGACCTGGCCTGCCGATTTTTACAAGAGAGCCGCGCCCTCGGGCTGGAGAAGCGGACCTAGGCATTTCGGGCTTATGGGGATTGTCTTGCACGACTATCAGACGACAGTGAAGGCGCGCGCGTCGCTTACGGGCACCGGCGTTCACAGCGGCAAGGAAGTTTCCATCAGCTTTCTCCCGGCGGATGCCGACACCGGCATCGTTTTCCAGCTTTTTAGTGAGAACGGGCAAGGTCGCGAGTTCCGCGCCCTGTTTTCCGAGATCGGCGCAACCGACCTGTGCACCATGCTCGGTGATCCCTCTGGCGAGCACATCGCCACGGTCGAGCACATCATGGCGGCGCTGTTCGGGCTCGGCATCGACAATGTCATCATCGAGATCGACGGCCATGAGGTCCCTATCCTCGACGGCAGCGCCATGGCGTTCGTCGAGGCCATAGACCAGGCCGGCATCGAAACGCTGTCGGTCAAGCGGCGCTACATCCGGATCGTCAAGCCGGTCCGCATCGAGAACGGCGCCTCCTGGGCTGAGTTCAGGCCCTATGACGGCACTCGCTTCGAGGTCGAGATCGATTTCGAAAGCCCAGCGATCGGCCGGCAGCTGTTCGCGTCCGACATCAATGCGGACATTTTCCGCCGCGACATCGCGCGCGCCCGCACCTTCGGCTTCATGAAGGACGTCGAGCGGCTGTGGGCCGCCGGCTATGCGCTGGGATCCTCGCTTGAGAATTCGCTGGTCATCGGTGACGACAACCGCGTCATCAACATGGGCGGCTTGCGCTACCCCAACGAGTTCGTACGCCATAAGACGCTGGACGCCATGGGCGACCTGGCACTGGCTGGGGCCCGCTTCATCGGCTGCTTCCGCTCCTATCGTGGCGGCCATAGGCTGAATGCGGCCGCCTTGCGGCGCGTGCTGTCGGACCGTACCGCATTCGAGATCGTCGAAACGACCCGCCGCGAGCGCGGCCGTGCGGCCGAGATGAGCGCCGTCAACGCGCCTCTCTATGCGCCCTGGATGATCTGAGTCACCGCCACTTTCCGGATGCCATCGCAGATCACTAGTGTTGCATGAATGCATCATTTGCCGGCGAAATCGCAGGGATGCTCCGGCGCGGCCCGGCCGCCACAAAAATGTTCGATTGCCTAGACATAGCGTTGCCGGGCAAGGCGGTTATGGTTTATGGCTGCTGCCGTCGATAGTGCATGTCGCCTGGAAGTGGGGACCAGTTTTGGGGAAACGATATGCAACAGGCACTGAAATAACGCCGAAAGGGCGCAATCCAATCATGTTCTTCAAGCGAGTCGGTCAATTGAAAGCGCCGCAGCGGTCCGTTTTCCTGGCGCTTTCGGTGGTTGTTCCATCGCTCTTCCTGTCTGCTTGCATGTCGTCGGAAAAAGATATCGACCTGTCGACCTATGTCGACCAGACCGAACCGGCCGACGTTCTCTACAACCAAGGGCTCGCCAATCTGAATGCCGGACGCCTCGACGAGGCGAGCAAGAAGTTCGACGCGGTCGACCGCCAGCATCCTTATTCGGAGTGGGCCCGCAAATCGATGGTGATGGGCGCGT
Protein-coding regions in this window:
- the lpxC gene encoding UDP-3-O-acyl-N-acetylglucosamine deacetylase — protein: MGIVLHDYQTTVKARASLTGTGVHSGKEVSISFLPADADTGIVFQLFSENGQGREFRALFSEIGATDLCTMLGDPSGEHIATVEHIMAALFGLGIDNVIIEIDGHEVPILDGSAMAFVEAIDQAGIETLSVKRRYIRIVKPVRIENGASWAEFRPYDGTRFEVEIDFESPAIGRQLFASDINADIFRRDIARARTFGFMKDVERLWAAGYALGSSLENSLVIGDDNRVINMGGLRYPNEFVRHKTLDAMGDLALAGARFIGCFRSYRGGHRLNAAALRRVLSDRTAFEIVETTRRERGRAAEMSAVNAPLYAPWMI